Proteins encoded within one genomic window of Leptospira stimsonii:
- the omp85 gene encoding Omp85 family outer membrane protein gives MLLKNRILILTSILFLLGNPFFIFGEGLQNVPSARIPLDESKRLDPGELAEKKEGLYVTALPLFSSDPVRGQGGGIRASFFFNGKKDDPYFEYEPYRSKLTVQLFQTNQGVKNHFIQFDSPYIFNTAFRWKSSLGLDYNPNSQYFGIGESSLHSLSYRLRNQPGASLVNNANFDDYEASQSFIRPARAGSEITPTVSDQGYNQYLFNSTTLFNSIDFTFWKAFKWVVANEISKNIIGHSDGKWNPSKDPILAGSIWETSVPNGESKLTEDYHAGKIKGYNGGEIIYMRAGIAYDTRDFEPDPDRGVLIEFNVANVSKRTGSDFNYNKLFFQTKFFYKLFPSVFEELVFATRGALGYTSSGAPFSEIRYMWSLDGPMTGIGGLQTMRGYRQDRFVAPMVGFGSAELRWRFVTFRIGEQLFTMSLVPFVDIGRVWNSEKHLNLVGYKHSYGSGLRIIWNQATVILLDFAKSKEDTQMFLDFSHAF, from the coding sequence ATGCTTCTAAAAAATAGAATTCTGATCTTAACGAGTATTCTTTTCCTTTTGGGAAATCCCTTTTTCATTTTCGGAGAAGGGCTCCAAAACGTTCCGAGCGCACGAATTCCTTTAGATGAAAGTAAGAGGCTCGATCCCGGGGAACTCGCCGAAAAGAAGGAAGGCTTGTACGTAACCGCACTTCCACTCTTTAGTTCCGATCCCGTTCGTGGTCAGGGCGGAGGAATTCGCGCGAGTTTCTTTTTCAACGGAAAAAAGGACGACCCGTATTTTGAATACGAACCTTACCGTAGTAAGCTTACGGTTCAACTTTTCCAGACCAATCAGGGAGTTAAGAATCATTTTATTCAATTCGATTCTCCCTATATCTTTAATACCGCCTTTCGGTGGAAAAGTAGTCTTGGATTGGATTACAATCCCAATTCTCAATACTTTGGAATCGGAGAATCTTCTCTTCATTCTCTTTCCTATCGCCTTCGAAACCAGCCTGGAGCTTCTCTGGTAAATAACGCGAACTTTGACGATTACGAAGCTTCGCAATCGTTCATCCGTCCGGCAAGGGCAGGTTCGGAGATTACCCCGACGGTGAGCGATCAGGGTTACAATCAGTATTTATTCAATTCTACAACTTTGTTCAATAGCATCGACTTTACGTTTTGGAAAGCCTTCAAATGGGTTGTGGCGAACGAGATCTCTAAAAACATCATCGGTCATTCCGATGGAAAATGGAATCCTTCCAAGGATCCGATTCTTGCCGGAAGTATTTGGGAGACATCGGTGCCGAACGGAGAATCCAAGTTAACCGAAGACTATCACGCCGGAAAAATCAAAGGTTATAACGGAGGCGAAATCATCTATATGCGGGCGGGAATCGCTTATGACACAAGAGATTTTGAACCCGATCCGGATCGAGGAGTTTTGATCGAGTTCAACGTTGCCAACGTTTCTAAAAGGACCGGTTCTGATTTTAACTACAATAAACTTTTCTTTCAGACAAAATTCTTCTATAAATTATTTCCGAGTGTATTCGAAGAATTGGTCTTTGCGACGAGAGGCGCCTTGGGTTATACTTCCTCAGGTGCGCCGTTTTCGGAAATTCGTTATATGTGGAGTTTGGACGGACCGATGACGGGAATCGGCGGTCTACAAACGATGAGAGGATATCGACAAGATCGATTTGTTGCGCCGATGGTAGGATTCGGAAGTGCGGAACTTCGCTGGAGATTTGTCACTTTTAGAATCGGGGAACAGCTTTTTACGATGAGCCTGGTTCCCTTCGTCGATATCGGAAGGGTTTGGAATTCGGAAAAACATTTGAATCTGGTCGGTTACAAACATTCCTATGGGAGCGGTTTGCGAATCATCTGGAATCAAGCGACCGTGATTTTACTCGATTTTGCGAAATCAAAAGAAGACACTCAGATGTTTTTGGATTTCAGTCACGCATTTTAG
- a CDS encoding alpha-E domain-containing protein, whose translation MLSRVAESVYWMNRYMERAENYSRFIDVNFQLSLDLNEDVNRQWMPLVFTTGDNELFQKKFAEASKENVIHFMTFDTDNPNSIINCLVRSRENARTIRENISTPMWEVINEFYLNFKSKKHFSDTDLSALSEFFKTIRNQCLLFYGCQEATISQDEVWYFAQLGRFLERADKTARILDMKYFILLPSHDVGSNLDLLQWLSLLKSTSAHEMFNRIYQKITPKNIAEFLILDKQFPRAVRFSLRKIFESLKLLSGTDHDEYSCEAEKRVGVLLSELSYTSVDEIFSSGMHEYLDRLQIQINGIHDRIDERYFRL comes from the coding sequence ATGCTGAGCAGAGTAGCTGAGTCCGTATATTGGATGAACCGATATATGGAGAGGGCGGAGAATTATTCCCGCTTCATTGACGTAAATTTTCAACTGTCCCTGGATCTGAACGAAGACGTAAATAGACAGTGGATGCCTCTGGTATTTACAACGGGCGACAACGAACTCTTTCAGAAAAAGTTCGCGGAAGCTTCGAAGGAAAACGTGATTCATTTTATGACCTTCGATACGGATAATCCGAATTCGATTATCAATTGTCTGGTCCGATCCAGAGAGAACGCAAGAACGATTCGAGAGAATATATCCACTCCTATGTGGGAAGTGATCAACGAATTCTATCTAAACTTTAAATCGAAAAAACATTTTTCCGATACGGATCTTTCCGCACTCAGTGAATTTTTTAAGACGATCCGAAATCAATGTCTTCTGTTTTACGGATGCCAAGAGGCTACGATTTCTCAAGACGAGGTCTGGTATTTCGCGCAGTTGGGTAGATTTTTGGAAAGGGCGGACAAGACGGCGCGTATTTTGGATATGAAGTATTTTATCCTTCTTCCTTCGCACGACGTTGGTTCCAATTTGGATCTTCTTCAATGGCTTTCCCTTTTGAAGTCTACGAGTGCGCACGAGATGTTCAATCGAATTTATCAGAAGATAACTCCGAAGAATATCGCGGAATTTCTGATTCTCGACAAACAATTCCCGAGGGCGGTCCGCTTCTCCCTTAGGAAGATTTTCGAAAGTCTTAAACTTTTAAGTGGAACCGATCACGACGAATATTCCTGCGAAGCGGAAAAAAGAGTGGGCGTTTTATTATCCGAACTCAGTTATACGTCCGTCGACGAAATTTTCAGTTCCGGTATGCACGAATATCTGGATCGTCTTCAGATTCAGATCAACGGGATTCATGATCGTATCGACGAACGTTATTTTCGATTGTAA
- a CDS encoding DUF2126 domain-containing protein produces the protein MSIRVALTHETTYLYDRKITLSPHVIRLRPAPHCKTNIVSYSLKVEPEKQFLNWQQDPFGNFQARLVFPEKTDKLSVLVDLIVDMKVINPFDFFVEAYAEDYPFEYEEILKLELAPYLTPSESGSSLSSYLKTLRADGITEKKRIIDFIVELNRRISSDIGYIIRLEPGVQTCEDSLQKRTGSCRDSSFLLVQILRHFGLAARFVSGYLIQLKADQAPLEGPKGPEKDFTDLHAWAEVFLPGAGWVGMDPTSGLLTGEGHIPLAATPEPMSAAPIFGYADPAETRFEFRMEVERISESPRVTLPYNESKWNDILRRGKALDHKIHDLGLKISIGGEPTFISDVDREGPEWNHEALGEEKFKLSKELMYRLKKDFTSGSLLQFSQGKWYPGEPLPRWSMNCLWRKDEVPLWKDDSLLIDNPDSTKKKREELDAHKASETLACAICRTLGIDLSYMIPMYEDNLYYLWKEANLPFELEKKLATAFDTLERQRLLKVLDKGFKKEVAFAIPIYYNYVNNQWESSVWDFRREKLFLIPGDSPAGLRIPFASISDRFRAMPEFTSIEKKETLPSRIVLEERIRKRVDAPPKMFGEKELPIQSTLVVEVRDGIVHVFLPPVSTTDVWVDLIASVEQATLASGFQVRLEGYEPSSDSRIGLFRITPDPGVIEVNLHPSTSFAELENKTKVLYERASETKLSTEKFQVDGRASGTGGGNHITVGALTPEESPFLMRPDLLRSLATFWQHHPSLSYLFSGLFIGTTSQSPRMDEGREEILYEFEVACRQVDNLESVPPWLVDRLFRNLLVDITGNTHRSEISIDKLYSPTGSTGRLGLVEFRAFEMPPHYKMSVVQQMFVLSLLCRFWEKPYKLPPIRRGTELHDKYLLPFYVWEDFKDVLRDLKEHGYPFYEEDFIPFFEFRFPEYGHVQKDGIKIEVRMALEPWDVLGEEANSFGTSRAVDSALERIQVRVEGWTEGRYVLSCNGYEVPLRATGKNGEAVAGVRFKAWAPVFTLHPNLPITNPLVFDLWDTWSERSIGGCKYFISHPGGRSYDTFPVNSFEAESRRISRFSDLGHTAGMTNRPKSLSHPHSPYTLDLRLAPGPGWKKKTP, from the coding sequence ATGTCCATTCGAGTCGCCCTTACGCACGAAACGACCTATTTATATGATCGAAAGATCACACTTTCTCCTCATGTGATTCGGCTTCGTCCGGCCCCTCATTGTAAAACGAATATCGTCTCGTACTCCTTAAAGGTAGAGCCTGAGAAACAATTTCTAAACTGGCAACAGGATCCGTTCGGCAACTTTCAGGCGAGACTCGTCTTTCCGGAGAAGACGGATAAACTTTCCGTCCTCGTGGACCTGATCGTCGATATGAAGGTCATTAATCCATTCGATTTTTTTGTAGAAGCGTACGCCGAAGATTATCCTTTTGAATATGAAGAAATTCTAAAGTTAGAATTGGCTCCGTATCTGACTCCTTCAGAAAGCGGATCGTCACTGTCGTCTTATCTCAAAACCTTGCGCGCCGACGGAATCACCGAAAAAAAAAGAATCATCGATTTTATCGTCGAGTTGAATCGAAGAATTTCGTCTGACATCGGTTATATCATTCGTTTGGAACCGGGCGTTCAGACTTGCGAGGATTCTCTTCAGAAAAGAACGGGTTCCTGTCGAGATTCTTCTTTTTTACTCGTTCAGATTTTGAGGCATTTCGGTTTAGCGGCGAGATTCGTTTCCGGTTATCTCATCCAATTGAAAGCGGATCAAGCTCCTCTCGAAGGTCCGAAAGGTCCCGAGAAAGATTTTACCGATCTCCATGCCTGGGCCGAAGTCTTTCTTCCCGGAGCGGGATGGGTGGGAATGGATCCTACTTCCGGACTTCTTACGGGAGAAGGTCATATTCCGTTAGCCGCAACACCGGAGCCGATGAGCGCGGCGCCTATCTTCGGTTATGCGGACCCGGCGGAGACAAGGTTCGAGTTCCGAATGGAAGTGGAAAGGATTTCTGAAAGTCCAAGAGTTACGCTCCCATACAACGAATCAAAATGGAACGATATTCTCAGAAGGGGAAAGGCGCTCGATCATAAGATTCACGACCTCGGTCTCAAAATTTCGATCGGCGGTGAACCGACTTTTATTTCCGACGTAGATCGAGAAGGACCGGAGTGGAATCACGAAGCATTAGGAGAAGAAAAATTTAAACTCTCCAAAGAACTCATGTATCGTCTCAAAAAGGATTTTACTTCCGGTTCTCTTCTTCAATTTTCCCAAGGGAAATGGTATCCCGGAGAACCGCTTCCTCGTTGGAGTATGAATTGTCTTTGGAGAAAAGACGAGGTTCCCCTTTGGAAAGACGATTCGCTTTTGATCGACAATCCGGATTCTACAAAAAAGAAAAGGGAAGAACTCGACGCTCATAAAGCCTCGGAGACGCTCGCTTGCGCGATCTGTAGAACTCTCGGAATCGATCTTTCATATATGATTCCGATGTACGAAGATAATCTTTATTATCTTTGGAAAGAGGCGAATCTTCCCTTCGAACTTGAAAAAAAACTCGCGACCGCTTTTGATACCCTCGAAAGGCAGAGGCTTTTGAAGGTCCTGGATAAGGGATTTAAGAAGGAAGTCGCTTTTGCTATTCCAATATATTATAATTATGTTAACAATCAATGGGAGAGTTCCGTCTGGGACTTTAGACGCGAAAAATTATTTTTGATTCCGGGAGATTCTCCGGCCGGTCTTCGAATCCCTTTCGCATCCATCAGCGATCGTTTTCGGGCTATGCCGGAATTTACCTCGATCGAAAAAAAGGAAACCCTTCCTTCTCGAATAGTTTTAGAGGAGAGAATTCGTAAGAGGGTGGACGCTCCTCCGAAAATGTTCGGTGAAAAGGAATTACCGATCCAATCCACGCTGGTCGTCGAGGTCAGGGATGGAATTGTTCACGTATTCTTACCTCCCGTTTCCACGACAGACGTTTGGGTCGATTTGATCGCGAGCGTTGAGCAGGCGACTCTTGCTTCCGGTTTTCAAGTTCGTCTCGAAGGGTACGAACCATCGAGCGACTCAAGAATCGGTTTGTTTCGAATCACGCCCGATCCGGGAGTGATCGAAGTGAATCTTCATCCTTCCACTTCGTTCGCTGAACTCGAAAATAAAACGAAAGTTTTGTATGAAAGGGCATCGGAGACGAAACTCAGCACTGAAAAATTCCAAGTGGACGGAAGGGCTTCCGGTACGGGCGGAGGAAATCATATCACCGTGGGAGCTTTGACCCCGGAAGAAAGTCCCTTTTTAATGCGACCTGATCTTTTGAGAAGTCTTGCGACGTTTTGGCAACACCATCCTTCTCTTTCTTATTTATTCTCCGGTTTGTTTATCGGAACTACTTCTCAATCGCCTAGAATGGATGAAGGAAGGGAGGAGATCCTTTACGAGTTCGAAGTCGCTTGCAGACAGGTCGATAACTTGGAGAGCGTTCCTCCTTGGCTCGTGGATCGTCTTTTTCGAAATCTTCTCGTGGACATCACGGGCAACACACATCGTTCCGAAATCTCCATCGATAAACTTTATTCCCCAACCGGTTCGACCGGTCGTTTGGGTCTTGTGGAATTTCGCGCTTTCGAGATGCCACCTCACTATAAGATGAGTGTGGTTCAGCAAATGTTCGTCTTGTCTCTGTTGTGTCGTTTTTGGGAGAAACCTTACAAACTTCCGCCGATTCGAAGGGGAACGGAGCTTCATGATAAATATCTCCTTCCGTTCTATGTTTGGGAGGATTTTAAGGACGTCCTAAGGGATTTAAAGGAACACGGTTATCCTTTTTATGAAGAAGACTTTATTCCATTTTTCGAATTTAGATTTCCTGAATATGGTCACGTTCAAAAAGACGGAATCAAAATCGAGGTTAGAATGGCTTTGGAACCCTGGGACGTGCTGGGGGAGGAAGCAAATTCTTTCGGAACTTCGAGAGCCGTAGATTCTGCTTTAGAGCGAATTCAAGTGAGAGTGGAAGGTTGGACCGAAGGAAGATATGTCCTTTCCTGCAACGGATACGAGGTTCCGTTGAGAGCCACCGGAAAAAACGGGGAGGCAGTCGCAGGGGTTCGGTTTAAAGCTTGGGCTCCCGTTTTTACGTTACATCCGAATCTTCCGATCACCAATCCTCTCGTTTTCGATCTTTGGGATACCTGGAGCGAAAGATCTATCGGAGGTTGTAAATATTTTATTTCCCATCCTGGCGGGAGATCATACGATACGTTTCCGGTGAATTCTTTCGAAGCGGAGAGCAGAAGAATCAGTCGTTTTTCGGATCTTGGACACACTGCGGGAATGACGAATCGTCCGAAAAGTCTGTCACATCCGCATTCTCCTTATACCTTGGATCTGCGTTTAGCGCCCGGTCCGGGTTGGAAAAAAAAGACTCCGTAA
- a CDS encoding circularly permuted type 2 ATP-grasp protein: MLLTNYQTESFYDEMFSPEGGIRQSYHFLKSRIETMDDRELVRRKTSAEKALLSLGITFNVYGDEEEEERIMPFDIIPRIITAHEWRKLEEGLKQRTRALNLFINDIYHDEKIIKDGIVPAEYVYSSPGYLKECKGINPPQGTWIHISGTDLVRNGDGTVHVLEDNLRCPSGVSYVLENREVMKKTFPELFASLSVRPTYDYPIRLRGMLEYMSGKSNPSIAVLTPGIYNSAYYEHSFLAQKMGVPLVEGSDLVVKDEKVYMRTTRGLKIVDVIYRRIDDSFLDPLVFNKDSLLGVPGIFEAYKKGNVAIVNAPGAGVADDKVLYTFVPAMIKYYLGEEAIIPNVPTYLCSNEKDRIFVKENIANLVVKAANGAGGYGMLIGPRSSKKEQEEFCGLIDQNPRNYIAQPVLSLSRVPTLIEDKLEGRHVDLRPFILYGEDIYVMPGGLTRVALRKGSLVVNSSQGGGSKDTWVMGEG, encoded by the coding sequence ATGCTTCTGACCAACTACCAAACAGAATCTTTCTATGATGAGATGTTTTCCCCGGAGGGCGGAATACGCCAGAGTTATCATTTTCTAAAATCAAGAATCGAGACGATGGACGATCGCGAATTGGTCCGAAGGAAGACGAGCGCTGAAAAAGCTCTCCTTTCTCTTGGAATCACTTTTAATGTCTACGGTGACGAGGAAGAAGAGGAAAGGATCATGCCTTTCGACATCATTCCTCGGATTATCACCGCACACGAATGGAGAAAATTAGAAGAGGGACTCAAGCAAAGAACAAGAGCGCTCAATCTTTTTATCAACGATATCTATCACGATGAAAAGATCATCAAGGATGGAATCGTTCCCGCGGAATACGTCTATTCTTCTCCCGGTTATCTGAAAGAATGTAAAGGAATCAATCCTCCTCAAGGAACTTGGATTCATATTTCCGGAACGGATTTGGTTCGAAACGGAGACGGCACGGTTCATGTGCTCGAAGATAATCTCAGATGTCCTTCGGGCGTTTCTTACGTATTAGAAAATCGTGAAGTGATGAAGAAGACATTCCCGGAGCTTTTTGCGAGTCTTTCCGTGCGTCCTACTTACGATTATCCGATTCGTTTGAGAGGAATGCTCGAATACATGAGCGGCAAGTCCAATCCTTCGATCGCGGTCTTGACTCCCGGTATCTATAACTCAGCCTATTACGAACATTCTTTCTTAGCGCAAAAGATGGGAGTTCCCCTTGTGGAAGGAAGCGATCTCGTCGTCAAAGACGAAAAAGTTTATATGAGAACCACTCGAGGACTCAAGATCGTGGATGTGATTTACAGAAGGATCGACGATTCTTTTTTGGATCCTCTCGTCTTTAATAAGGATTCTCTCCTAGGAGTTCCCGGAATTTTTGAGGCGTACAAAAAAGGTAACGTAGCGATCGTCAACGCTCCCGGTGCGGGTGTTGCGGACGATAAGGTTTTATATACCTTTGTTCCGGCGATGATTAAGTATTATCTAGGTGAAGAAGCGATTATTCCGAATGTTCCGACCTATCTCTGCTCGAATGAGAAAGATAGAATATTCGTTAAAGAGAATATAGCTAATCTCGTGGTGAAGGCGGCCAACGGTGCCGGCGGTTACGGGATGTTGATCGGTCCTCGTTCCAGCAAAAAGGAACAAGAAGAATTCTGCGGTCTCATAGATCAGAATCCGAGAAATTATATCGCGCAACCTGTTCTCAGTCTTTCCAGAGTTCCCACTCTGATCGAAGACAAATTGGAAGGAAGACACGTGGATCTCAGACCGTTTATTCTCTACGGAGAGGACATCTATGTGATGCCGGGCGGTCTGACTCGTGTTGCCCTTAGAAAGGGATCGCTTGTGGTCAACTCCTCTCAGGGAGGCGGATCAAAAGACACCTGGGTGATGGGCGAAGGCTAA
- a CDS encoding transglutaminase family protein, with translation MADYTVKHVTRYSYQEEVSHCHNLAHMCPVTNRHQDCKDLKLRVHPGPSVSGYRKDYFGNLVYSFSVEDSHQSLEIVSESRVSTHPIDYGDLNHSPRVSEIPTLLASSHLREDLEALEYLADSAFAIRDPLFAKFAMDMMDFEKPLLQAVMDYTVRFYQSFEFKAGATTIQTPPAQVLKNRKGVCQDFTHLSIAALRSVGIPCRYVSGYIETFPPPGQTKLQGSDASHAWFSIYSPGIGWVDYDPTNGKMLSEEYIFTSIGRDFADVSPLKGILFGGGKHKLKVEVDVIRE, from the coding sequence ATGGCTGATTATACCGTGAAACACGTTACCCGATACAGCTATCAAGAGGAAGTTTCCCACTGTCATAATCTGGCGCATATGTGTCCGGTAACCAATCGTCATCAGGATTGTAAGGATCTAAAACTCAGAGTTCATCCGGGACCGTCCGTCTCCGGTTATAGAAAAGACTATTTTGGAAATTTGGTGTATTCGTTTTCTGTGGAAGATTCTCATCAATCCTTGGAGATCGTTTCCGAGAGCAGAGTAAGTACACATCCGATCGATTACGGAGATCTGAATCATTCGCCGAGAGTCTCCGAGATTCCTACACTTCTAGCTTCATCACACTTAAGGGAAGACTTGGAAGCATTGGAATACCTAGCCGATTCCGCTTTCGCGATTCGAGATCCTCTCTTTGCAAAGTTTGCGATGGATATGATGGATTTTGAAAAACCGCTCTTGCAAGCGGTGATGGATTACACAGTTCGTTTTTATCAATCATTCGAATTCAAAGCGGGTGCAACAACGATACAAACTCCGCCTGCGCAGGTTTTGAAAAATAGGAAAGGCGTTTGTCAAGATTTTACTCATCTTTCCATTGCGGCTCTACGGAGTGTGGGAATTCCTTGCAGATACGTTTCCGGTTATATCGAAACCTTTCCACCGCCCGGCCAGACGAAGCTCCAAGGCTCGGACGCCTCCCACGCTTGGTTTTCAATTTATTCTCCAGGAATCGGTTGGGTGGACTACGATCCTACGAACGGGAAAATGTTAAGCGAAGAATATATTTTTACGTCGATCGGTCGCGATTTTGCCGACGTTTCTCCTCTAAAGGGAATTCTATTCGGCGGAGGAAAGCATAAGTTGAAAGTAGAAGTGGATGTGATTCGAGAGTAA
- a CDS encoding circularly permuted type 2 ATP-grasp protein: protein MVQNFMVNPANARLNLREGYNPNPSIYDELYDGEGKLRHKYEFLINSLESLSQEELVRRKRDSLRILQENGVTYNVYEEPGAVERLWSLDLFPVLMESKEWEGVERGLIQRAELLDALFKDVYGPRKLLYDKKIPPEILFSSPDFLRQCNGFGHSTSNELCFMASDLARQENGNFVVLGDRIQAPSGSGYSLENRIVLSRIFPSIYRDSQVHRVALYFRSLRKALQSLSKVQEREPLIVLLTPGAGNETYFEHAYLAGYLGFTLAQAEDLTVRNNFVFIKTVEGLQQVDVIFRRVVDLYMDPLELKGDSLLGVPGILNVIREGNVRVANPIGSGFLENRAIHPFLSSLCRYYLSEDLILPNVRTLWMGNLESRQEVLDYPDRFVFKRAVRDPLEPGVFLSSLPNSERERIWKKLFAHPEKYVAQEIVNGSTCPVLSGESFIQGRSVFRAFTTLSENGYMTMSGGLVRVTENVNDLIVTNQTGAISKDLWILASEEKKDVTLLPGKTERMQIKRSGAGIPSRVADNMFWMGRYAERSENQARLLREVILNMIHMDEPYEKDHVQLLLQIATHVTATYPGFLQLNLEDPLNGAREQMFAQVFSHQQTGSIRSDLNAYVRASKSVRDRLSEDSRYILSMIETDEAFKYGSYDEILEYLILLITRLASMSGLGIESMSRETGWYFMNIGKRIERASYTIRLVTTVLNQSTLYNKSMFEALLNINDIKITYRRRYRYRIEAESVLDILLFDESNPRSLAYQLRKLGEYVSYLPHSEKEEATAEERIVSEVRNRFIQEDAKRLFEYVNPSLSIVRWLNDINYQIASLSDSVSARYFRYVEEQIQLGDYNNG, encoded by the coding sequence ATGGTTCAGAATTTTATGGTCAACCCAGCCAACGCGAGATTGAACCTTCGGGAAGGTTACAACCCGAATCCGTCTATTTATGACGAATTGTATGACGGAGAAGGCAAACTTAGGCACAAATACGAATTCTTAATCAACTCCCTTGAATCCTTATCTCAGGAAGAATTGGTTCGAAGAAAACGAGATTCACTTCGAATTCTTCAGGAAAACGGTGTGACGTATAACGTCTATGAGGAACCCGGCGCCGTCGAACGCCTCTGGTCCTTGGATCTTTTTCCAGTACTTATGGAAAGCAAGGAATGGGAAGGAGTGGAACGTGGTCTCATTCAAAGAGCGGAACTTTTGGATGCACTTTTTAAGGATGTCTATGGTCCTCGTAAACTTCTCTATGATAAAAAAATTCCTCCCGAAATTCTTTTTAGTTCTCCGGATTTTTTAAGACAATGCAACGGCTTCGGTCATTCCACTTCCAACGAACTTTGTTTTATGGCCTCCGATTTAGCGAGGCAGGAGAACGGAAACTTCGTCGTTCTCGGAGATCGAATTCAAGCACCGAGTGGATCCGGTTATTCGCTGGAGAATCGGATCGTTCTTTCCAGAATTTTTCCTTCGATCTATAGGGACTCTCAAGTTCATAGGGTCGCGCTTTACTTTCGTTCCTTGCGAAAGGCTCTCCAGTCTTTATCGAAGGTTCAAGAAAGAGAGCCTCTGATCGTTTTGTTGACTCCGGGGGCGGGCAATGAAACCTACTTTGAACACGCCTATCTCGCCGGTTATTTGGGATTCACTCTCGCACAAGCGGAAGATCTAACCGTAAGAAACAATTTTGTATTTATTAAAACGGTGGAAGGTCTTCAACAAGTAGACGTGATCTTTCGAAGGGTAGTGGACTTGTACATGGATCCGCTCGAACTCAAAGGAGATTCCCTTTTAGGCGTACCAGGAATTTTGAATGTGATTCGTGAGGGAAACGTCCGAGTCGCCAATCCGATCGGATCCGGATTTCTGGAGAACAGAGCGATTCATCCGTTCTTGTCCTCTCTTTGTAGATATTATCTTTCCGAGGATTTGATTTTGCCTAACGTGCGTACTCTTTGGATGGGCAATTTGGAATCAAGACAAGAAGTCCTAGATTATCCGGATCGATTCGTATTCAAACGAGCGGTGCGCGATCCTTTGGAACCTGGAGTGTTTCTTTCTTCCCTTCCGAATAGCGAAAGGGAACGAATTTGGAAAAAACTTTTTGCTCATCCGGAAAAATACGTGGCGCAAGAAATCGTGAACGGATCGACGTGTCCGGTTCTTTCCGGTGAAAGTTTCATCCAAGGGCGATCGGTTTTTCGAGCGTTTACGACCCTTTCCGAAAACGGTTATATGACGATGTCAGGCGGGTTGGTGCGCGTCACCGAGAACGTTAACGATCTCATCGTTACCAATCAGACCGGTGCTATCTCGAAAGATCTTTGGATCCTCGCCTCCGAAGAGAAAAAGGACGTTACTCTTCTTCCCGGAAAAACGGAAAGAATGCAGATCAAACGAAGCGGGGCCGGTATCCCGAGTCGAGTCGCGGATAATATGTTTTGGATGGGACGTTATGCGGAACGTTCCGAAAATCAAGCTCGATTGTTGCGCGAAGTCATTTTGAATATGATTCACATGGACGAACCTTATGAAAAGGATCACGTTCAACTTTTGCTACAGATCGCGACTCACGTCACAGCAACGTATCCCGGATTCTTACAATTAAATTTGGAAGATCCTTTGAACGGTGCAAGGGAACAGATGTTTGCGCAGGTATTCTCGCACCAGCAAACGGGAAGTATTCGGTCCGACTTGAATGCGTACGTGCGTGCCTCCAAATCGGTGAGAGATCGACTTTCGGAAGACAGTCGATATATTCTTTCCATGATCGAAACGGATGAAGCGTTCAAATACGGTTCTTATGACGAAATCTTAGAATATCTCATTCTATTGATAACTAGGCTCGCTTCCATGTCTGGGCTTGGAATTGAAAGTATGTCCCGTGAAACCGGTTGGTATTTTATGAATATCGGAAAAAGAATCGAGAGGGCGTCTTATACGATAAGACTCGTTACCACGGTTTTAAATCAATCCACGCTCTATAACAAAAGTATGTTCGAAGCGCTCTTGAACATAAACGACATCAAGATCACGTATAGACGAAGATACCGATATCGAATCGAAGCCGAGTCCGTTCTGGACATTCTTCTTTTTGACGAATCAAACCCTCGATCGTTAGCTTATCAGTTGAGAAAACTTGGCGAATACGTTTCTTATCTTCCCCATTCGGAAAAAGAAGAGGCCACTGCGGAAGAGAGGATCGTCTCCGAAGTTCGAAATCGTTTTATTCAAGAGGATGCAAAACGTCTTTTCGAATACGTCAATCCTTCTTTAAGCATCGTACGCTGGTTAAACGATATAAACTATCAGATCGCTTCCTTGTCGGATTCGGTTAGTGCCAGATATTTCCGTTACGTGGAAGAGCAGATTCAGCTTGGAGATTACAACAATGGCTGA